From a single Pseudobutyrivibrio xylanivorans genomic region:
- a CDS encoding MFS transporter — translation MGTNSKAKYYPAALILYLNYFIHGVGCSILGQSVIKEALATSWGVEVMSITAISAALGLGRLIALPFAGPLSDKLGRRISVVIGGCSYAIYVIGLALAFNAGTNGGYQIAYICAIVGGIANSFLDTGIYPAVAEIISDAPGIATMGIKFFIAISQMLLPFFLGMTVATNAAGLVSYNRLFYICGIGYIILVVLIFILPLPDSDAAAAEKKEGLIASLKKTHFSIESIAMILIGFTCTGTFQLWLNCAQNYAKTNVGWEDPSIMQTFYSTGTILALIVTSILTRKIKDVRFIVVYPIICLATLILVLMAPSQGMMKVAAFAIGWAGAGGLLQIATSVCNMLFPKIKGTVTALVMIASSLCNYTILTAASAMTPSGVMVMNIVLTAIGVALGIFVNLRYTKMVEANS, via the coding sequence ATGGGAACTAATTCAAAAGCAAAATATTATCCTGCAGCTTTAATTCTCTATTTGAACTATTTTATTCATGGAGTAGGCTGCTCAATCCTTGGACAATCAGTTATCAAAGAGGCTCTTGCTACTAGCTGGGGCGTTGAGGTAATGTCAATCACAGCTATTTCAGCTGCACTTGGTCTTGGAAGACTTATCGCACTTCCTTTTGCCGGACCTCTTTCAGATAAGCTTGGTCGTCGCATTTCTGTAGTTATCGGTGGTTGCTCTTACGCAATCTATGTTATCGGTCTTGCACTCGCATTCAATGCTGGTACAAACGGCGGTTATCAGATTGCTTACATCTGCGCTATCGTTGGTGGTATTGCAAACTCATTCCTTGATACTGGTATTTACCCAGCTGTTGCTGAAATTATCAGCGATGCTCCTGGTATTGCTACAATGGGAATCAAGTTCTTTATCGCAATCTCACAGATGCTTCTTCCATTCTTCCTTGGAATGACAGTTGCAACAAATGCTGCTGGTTTAGTAAGCTACAACAGACTTTTCTATATCTGTGGTATTGGCTACATTATCTTAGTAGTACTTATTTTCATCCTTCCACTTCCAGATTCAGATGCAGCTGCAGCTGAAAAGAAGGAAGGACTTATCGCAAGCTTAAAGAAGACTCACTTCTCTATCGAGTCAATTGCGATGATTCTTATTGGTTTCACATGTACAGGTACATTCCAGTTATGGCTTAACTGTGCACAGAACTATGCTAAGACAAATGTTGGTTGGGAAGATCCTTCAATCATGCAGACCTTCTACTCAACAGGTACAATCCTTGCTCTTATTGTTACATCTATCCTTACACGCAAGATCAAGGATGTTCGTTTCATCGTAGTTTACCCAATTATTTGTCTTGCTACTTTGATTCTTGTTCTTATGGCTCCATCACAGGGCATGATGAAGGTTGCAGCATTCGCTATCGGTTGGGCCGGAGCAGGCGGACTTCTTCAGATTGCAACATCTGTATGTAACATGCTCTTCCCTAAAATCAAGGGTACCGTTACAGCACTTGTTATGATTGCTTCATCACTTTGCAACTACACTATCCTTACAGCTGCTTCAGCTATGACACCTTCAGGCGTTATGGTTATGAACATTGTTCTTACAGCTATCGGTGTTGCTCTTGGTATCTTCGTAAACTTAAGATATACTAAGATGGTAGAAGCTAATTCATAA
- the aroD gene encoding type I 3-dehydroquinate dehydratase has translation MNTVKIRNVVLGEGVPKICVPIVAKTKEDILAAANSFNGVAHDVVEWRVDWFDGVFEFDKVEDVLKDLRVALGDTPLLFTFRTSNEGGEKSIEKNVYAELNKKAAATGLVDLVDVEVFTGDDIVKDIVAEAHKNNVKVVASNHDFDKTPDKDDIVSRLRKMQELGADIPKIAVMPTCRKDVVTLLSATQEMADNYADRPIITMSMAGTGLVSRLCGEAFGSALTFGAVGKASAPGQMNASDLSTILNLIHESM, from the coding sequence ATGAATACAGTTAAAATTAGAAATGTAGTACTTGGCGAGGGCGTTCCAAAGATTTGCGTACCTATCGTTGCTAAGACAAAGGAAGATATCCTTGCTGCAGCAAATTCCTTCAATGGAGTTGCTCACGACGTTGTTGAATGGCGTGTTGACTGGTTCGACGGCGTATTCGAATTTGACAAGGTTGAGGACGTTCTTAAGGACCTTAGAGTTGCTTTAGGTGACACTCCTCTCCTCTTCACTTTCAGAACCTCAAACGAGGGCGGCGAGAAGTCTATCGAGAAGAACGTTTACGCTGAACTTAATAAGAAGGCTGCTGCTACTGGTCTTGTTGATTTAGTAGACGTTGAGGTCTTCACAGGTGATGATATCGTTAAGGATATCGTTGCTGAGGCTCACAAGAATAACGTTAAGGTTGTTGCTTCAAATCACGATTTTGATAAGACACCTGACAAGGACGATATCGTTTCAAGACTTCGCAAGATGCAGGAGCTTGGAGCTGATATTCCAAAGATTGCTGTTATGCCTACCTGCCGCAAGGATGTTGTTACACTCCTTAGCGCGACACAGGAAATGGCTGATAACTATGCAGACCGTCCAATCATTACAATGTCAATGGCTGGCACAGGTCTTGTAAGCCGTCTTTGTGGCGAAGCTTTCGGTTCAGCACTTACTTTTGGTGCTGTTGGAAAGGCTTCTGCTCCAGGTCAGATGAACGCTTCTGATCTTTCAACAATACTTAATCTTATACATGAGTCAATGTAA
- a CDS encoding TRAP transporter small permease codes for MKRIFFFIDEYLEEFIMVVLLIAMSIIMGIQIFCRYILGASLSWSEEITRYLFIWSAFFSVSLCTKKCISIKIDQFIRAFQPRGKALFKVLNLTIEFVFFVYLIPFAYRYLISTIESGQVSPACGIPMYFVQSAPLVCFTLCAIRILERWFLEWHNVIYREELKTWPSHLKQIEEREKHKIEMNSLLSQENFNKEILENAESEEGRK; via the coding sequence ATGAAACGTATCTTTTTCTTTATTGACGAATATCTCGAAGAGTTTATCATGGTTGTTCTTCTCATTGCTATGAGCATTATCATGGGCATCCAAATCTTCTGTCGCTATATTCTAGGAGCTTCTCTCTCATGGTCTGAAGAAATCACCCGTTATCTTTTTATCTGGTCTGCATTTTTTTCTGTAAGTCTTTGCACCAAGAAATGTATCTCAATCAAAATCGACCAGTTTATCCGTGCTTTTCAGCCAAGAGGAAAGGCTTTATTTAAGGTACTAAACCTTACAATCGAGTTTGTATTTTTTGTATATCTCATTCCTTTCGCATATCGTTATCTTATCTCAACGATTGAAAGCGGACAGGTATCTCCTGCCTGCGGTATTCCTATGTACTTTGTGCAGTCAGCACCTCTTGTGTGCTTTACACTTTGCGCCATCAGAATCCTCGAAAGATGGTTCCTTGAATGGCACAACGTTATTTATCGCGAAGAATTAAAAACCTGGCCTTCTCATCTCAAGCAAATTGAGGAGCGCGAAAAGCATAAAATCGAAATGAACTCTCTCCTTTCACAGGAGAATTTTAATAAAGAAATACTTGAAAACGCAGAATCTGAAGAAGGGAGAAAGTAG
- a CDS encoding TRAP transporter large permease, with product MSALTVLILFAICLIIAIPVSISLGIVAVLPGAFDPSFTASASYVIRSMVGGIDSFPLLAVPMFVLSGIIMAHGQISKKLFDVFSYFIGKKTAGVPCAVIITCLFYGAISGSAPATVAAVGSMTIPLLLEMGYDKKFSTAIVAVAGGLGVIIPPSIPFIMYAMASGQSVSDLFIAGIIPGLLISLLLMAYAYFHCKIEGEDKEKINAEIDALHAKGFGTIFKESFFAILSPVIVLGCIYAGIASPTEAAVISVFYALIVSLFIYKTIRFRDIWNIFVEAMKTYAPILFILAASTAFSRVLTLMQVPQTVSAYILDNFTNKIVLLLVINLFLLLVGMVMDTTPAILILSPILLPIVTAVGMNPVHFGIMMVVNLAIGFVTPPIGVNLFVASSLTDVPVVDIAAKALPMIIMFIVALLLITFIPGISLVLV from the coding sequence ATGAGTGCATTAACCGTACTTATCTTATTTGCTATATGCCTGATTATTGCCATACCTGTTTCTATCTCCCTTGGAATAGTTGCAGTGTTGCCTGGCGCCTTTGATCCATCATTTACAGCCAGCGCAAGCTATGTTATCCGCTCAATGGTTGGCGGTATCGACAGCTTCCCACTTTTGGCTGTACCAATGTTTGTCCTTTCTGGAATCATCATGGCTCATGGTCAAATTTCAAAGAAGCTTTTTGATGTTTTCTCATACTTCATTGGAAAGAAAACTGCCGGCGTGCCTTGCGCGGTTATTATCACCTGCCTGTTCTACGGTGCTATTTCAGGCTCCGCTCCTGCTACCGTTGCAGCCGTTGGTTCTATGACTATCCCACTTCTTCTTGAAATGGGATACGACAAGAAGTTCTCCACCGCCATCGTTGCAGTTGCAGGCGGACTTGGAGTTATTATTCCTCCAAGTATTCCATTTATCATGTACGCAATGGCATCTGGACAGTCTGTTAGCGATTTGTTTATCGCAGGAATTATTCCAGGTCTTTTAATAAGTTTATTGCTTATGGCCTATGCTTATTTTCACTGCAAAATCGAGGGCGAGGATAAGGAAAAGATTAACGCAGAAATAGATGCTCTTCACGCAAAGGGCTTTGGCACAATATTTAAGGAAAGCTTCTTTGCTATCCTTAGCCCCGTAATCGTACTTGGCTGCATTTATGCCGGAATTGCCTCTCCTACAGAGGCCGCTGTTATTTCAGTTTTTTATGCGCTTATCGTCAGCCTTTTCATCTACAAAACAATCCGCTTCAGAGATATTTGGAACATTTTTGTAGAGGCTATGAAGACCTATGCGCCAATCCTTTTTATTCTGGCAGCATCAACAGCCTTCTCAAGAGTGCTTACTCTTATGCAGGTGCCACAGACAGTTAGTGCCTACATCCTTGACAACTTCACCAACAAGATTGTCCTGCTTCTAGTAATTAATCTGTTCCTTCTTCTGGTTGGAATGGTTATGGATACAACACCAGCAATCCTCATACTTTCACCAATCCTTCTGCCAATCGTTACCGCAGTTGGAATGAACCCTGTTCACTTTGGTATTATGATGGTTGTTAATCTTGCTATTGGCTTCGTCACACCACCAATTGGTGTTAACCTCTTCGTTGCAAGCTCCTTAACAGATGTGCCTGTTGTTGACATTGCAGCAAAGGCTCTGCCTATGATTATTATGTTTATTGTCGCTCTATTACTGATTACATTTATTCCTGGAATCAGCTTGGTCTTAGTTTAG
- a CDS encoding TRAP transporter substrate-binding protein yields the protein MKFKRLFALSAIFISTLGLCSCGTSSDSQTYAWPLGTSSPEDTVTQIYAEKFADEVYRLSDGKMVIQVYPNSVLGGDRELLESCKDGDIPFVVQNTAPQVTFLPDVAIFDMPCMFGTIDEVRKKVDDPGFMSEISAVYEKGGYQLLGYADQGFRVMTTNKPVKALKDFKGQKIRTMENSYHLEFWKALSAAPTPMTFSEVYIGLQQGTIDAQENPYEVIVSNRLYEQQDYVVETNHLPHLISLIVSDEFMKDKTPEEQEILREAAATATEYAREQSDARIASRIATIEESGTEIITLSDEMREEIRELSKPVYESIESNVNPELYKIYTEGIL from the coding sequence ATGAAATTCAAAAGATTATTTGCGCTATCAGCTATTTTTATATCAACCCTTGGGCTTTGTTCCTGTGGCACATCCTCTGATTCTCAGACCTATGCGTGGCCTCTTGGCACCTCAAGCCCAGAGGATACAGTAACTCAAATCTATGCTGAGAAATTTGCCGATGAGGTGTATCGTCTCAGCGATGGCAAAATGGTTATTCAGGTTTATCCAAACAGCGTTTTAGGTGGCGACAGAGAGCTCTTAGAGTCCTGCAAGGATGGTGATATTCCATTTGTTGTTCAGAACACCGCTCCACAGGTTACCTTCCTTCCTGACGTTGCAATATTTGATATGCCTTGTATGTTTGGAACTATTGATGAAGTGCGCAAAAAGGTTGATGACCCTGGATTTATGTCAGAAATATCTGCCGTTTATGAAAAGGGAGGTTATCAACTATTAGGATATGCAGATCAGGGCTTTAGAGTTATGACTACCAACAAGCCTGTTAAAGCCCTAAAAGATTTCAAGGGACAAAAAATCCGTACAATGGAAAATTCCTACCATTTGGAGTTTTGGAAGGCTCTCTCCGCTGCTCCTACACCAATGACCTTCTCGGAGGTATACATTGGACTTCAACAGGGTACAATTGATGCTCAGGAAAATCCTTACGAGGTTATCGTATCCAACAGATTATACGAACAGCAGGATTATGTAGTGGAGACTAATCATCTGCCACATCTTATCTCTTTAATTGTAAGTGATGAGTTTATGAAGGATAAGACTCCTGAAGAACAGGAAATCTTAAGAGAAGCTGCCGCGACAGCAACTGAATATGCAAGGGAACAAAGTGATGCCAGAATCGCATCAAGAATTGCAACAATCGAAGAATCAGGCACCGAAATCATCACACTCTCCGATGAAATGCGTGAAGAAATCCGTGAGCTTAGCAAGCCAGTATATGAATCTATCGAATCAAACGTAAACCCTGAGTTGTATAAAATCTACACTGAAGGTATTCTATAA
- a CDS encoding sigma-70 family RNA polymerase sigma factor: MDLREEYTQLTDEQLVKRYQDGDQAVLNFICEKYKPLVLKNSKKYFLVGGENEDLIQEGMIGLFGAIGDYDTSSDVTFFHFAQLCIDRQMIKAIEASNRKKHSPLNAYISLYDEDGTELEEPASIADDPAEIIIEAEENLGLIDRLKAVLSPMELQVFELYMQDLDYKEIAARLGKAPKNIDNTLTRIKIKAKSI; this comes from the coding sequence ATGGACCTGCGAGAAGAATATACACAACTTACAGATGAACAATTAGTTAAAAGATATCAGGACGGCGATCAAGCTGTCCTGAACTTTATATGCGAAAAATATAAGCCTCTTGTGTTGAAAAATTCCAAGAAGTATTTTCTTGTTGGCGGTGAAAATGAGGATTTGATACAAGAAGGGATGATAGGTCTTTTCGGAGCTATCGGAGATTATGATACCAGCTCTGATGTTACATTTTTTCATTTTGCCCAGCTTTGCATAGACAGGCAGATGATAAAGGCTATCGAAGCCAGCAATCGAAAGAAGCATTCGCCTCTTAATGCATATATTTCTCTATATGATGAGGATGGGACGGAGCTAGAAGAACCAGCATCAATTGCCGACGACCCAGCGGAAATCATCATAGAAGCCGAGGAGAACCTAGGACTTATCGATCGACTAAAGGCTGTCCTTTCACCTATGGAGCTTCAGGTCTTCGAACTCTACATGCAGGACTTAGACTATAAGGAAATCGCAGCGCGACTAGGCAAGGCGCCAAAAAACATCGACAATACACTTACTCGTATTAAAATCAAAGCAAAAAGTATATAA
- the rlmB gene encoding 23S rRNA (guanosine(2251)-2'-O)-methyltransferase RlmB encodes MEESRIVEGRNAVLEAFRSGKTIDRLFVLDGCKDGPIQTILREAKKSKDTVISFVKKERLDQLSETGKHQGVIAYAASYEYAELEDILEKARSKGEDPFIIILDNIEDPHNLGAIIRTANQAGAHGVVIPKHRAVGLTATVAKASAGAINYTPVAKVTNISKTMEELKEQGMWFVCADMGGTAMYDLNLTGSIGLVIGNEGHGVSDLVKKNCDMVASIPMYGDIDSLNASVACGVLAYEVVRQRINKSK; translated from the coding sequence ATGGAAGAAAGTAGAATTGTAGAAGGAAGAAACGCAGTACTTGAGGCTTTTAGAAGCGGTAAGACAATAGACAGACTCTTTGTTCTTGATGGTTGCAAGGATGGCCCTATTCAGACTATCCTGCGCGAGGCTAAAAAGAGCAAGGATACTGTTATCAGCTTTGTAAAGAAGGAGAGATTAGACCAGCTCTCAGAGACTGGAAAGCATCAGGGCGTTATAGCCTATGCTGCAAGCTATGAGTATGCAGAGCTTGAGGATATCCTTGAGAAGGCTCGTTCAAAGGGCGAGGACCCATTTATTATTATTCTTGATAATATTGAGGACCCACATAACCTTGGAGCTATTATCCGTACAGCAAACCAGGCTGGTGCCCATGGTGTCGTAATTCCAAAGCATCGTGCAGTTGGCCTCACAGCAACAGTTGCAAAGGCTTCTGCTGGCGCAATCAATTACACTCCTGTTGCAAAGGTTACAAACATCAGCAAGACTATGGAGGAGCTTAAGGAGCAAGGTATGTGGTTCGTATGTGCAGATATGGGTGGCACAGCAATGTACGACCTTAATCTTACTGGCTCAATTGGTCTTGTAATTGGAAATGAGGGCCATGGAGTTTCTGATTTGGTAAAGAAGAACTGCGATATGGTTGCCAGCATTCCAATGTATGGCGACATCGATTCACTTAATGCATCAGTTGCTTGTGGTGTTTTGGCATATGAGGTTGTGCGTCAGAGAATAAATAAAAGCAAATAG
- a CDS encoding Mini-ribonuclease 3, giving the protein MASGLNDYLNEQFNIEPKDIRTYSPLTLAYIGDAIFDVVIRSILVNKGNTAVNKLHQRASSIVKAPTQAKMAAALMDSFTEEEADWYRRGRNSKPHTKAKNATTMDYLEATGFEAVMGYLYLTGNMDRICELVRKGIEALQLDILD; this is encoded by the coding sequence ATGGCATCTGGTTTAAATGATTATTTGAACGAACAATTTAACATTGAGCCAAAGGATATCAGGACATATTCACCACTGACCCTTGCCTATATTGGCGATGCGATTTTTGATGTGGTGATTCGTTCCATCCTAGTAAATAAAGGCAATACCGCAGTGAATAAGCTTCACCAGCGTGCCAGCTCCATCGTAAAGGCGCCTACTCAGGCAAAGATGGCTGCAGCACTTATGGATAGCTTCACTGAGGAGGAGGCTGACTGGTACCGTCGTGGCCGCAATTCAAAGCCACACACAAAGGCTAAGAACGCCACCACTATGGATTACCTCGAGGCTACAGGATTTGAGGCCGTAATGGGTTACCTGTACCTTACCGGCAACATGGACCGCATTTGCGAACTCGTTCGTAAGGGGATAGAGGCGTTGCAGCTCGACATCCTCGATTAG
- the cysS gene encoding cysteine--tRNA ligase: MKEFKFYNTASRNVEVFKPNEEGKVAMYTCGPTVYHFAHIGNIRTYIMQDALIKSLEYAGYDVKRVMNITDVGHLSSDADTGEDKMVAGAKREHKTVMEIAKFYTDAFFKDFDAVGNKRPDVVEPATNCIPEFIHMVEVLIEKGYAYVAGGNVYFDTSKLEDYYVFSSSVEKEALEVGVRDDVEEDTNKKNKTDFVLWFTKSKFEDQALKWDSPWGVGYPGWHIECSCISMKHLGEYMDIHCGGVDNIFPHHTNEVAQSEAYLGHKWCNYWFHSNHLNDQSGKMSKSKGAILTVSVLQEKGYDPLVYRFFCLQSHYRKPLVFSWENLDNTVQAYNKLVKRVSELKAEGAVDEAVKREFEEKFCEAVSNDLNTSMAITILYDALKADTNDATKLALVESFDKVLSLDLIGHAKALAEAGSNVDAELEAFINDAIARRAEAKKAKDFATADAIRDELLAKGVEIKDTREGVVWHLV, translated from the coding sequence ATGAAGGAATTCAAGTTTTATAATACAGCCTCAAGAAATGTTGAGGTTTTCAAGCCAAATGAAGAGGGCAAAGTTGCTATGTATACTTGCGGCCCTACAGTTTATCATTTTGCACACATTGGTAATATCCGCACATATATCATGCAGGATGCACTTATCAAGTCTTTAGAGTACGCTGGCTATGACGTTAAGCGTGTCATGAACATCACAGATGTAGGTCATCTTTCTTCAGATGCTGATACAGGCGAGGATAAGATGGTTGCTGGCGCAAAGCGTGAGCACAAGACAGTTATGGAGATTGCGAAGTTCTATACAGATGCTTTCTTCAAGGATTTTGATGCAGTTGGCAACAAGCGCCCAGACGTGGTAGAGCCAGCTACAAACTGCATTCCAGAGTTTATCCATATGGTAGAGGTTCTTATCGAGAAGGGCTACGCATATGTTGCAGGTGGAAATGTTTACTTTGACACTAGCAAGCTTGAGGATTACTACGTATTCTCATCATCAGTTGAGAAGGAGGCACTTGAGGTTGGCGTTCGTGATGATGTAGAAGAGGATACAAATAAAAAGAATAAGACTGATTTCGTTCTTTGGTTCACAAAGTCAAAGTTCGAGGATCAGGCTCTTAAGTGGGACAGCCCTTGGGGCGTTGGTTACCCAGGATGGCACATTGAATGCTCATGCATTTCAATGAAGCATCTTGGTGAGTACATGGATATTCACTGTGGTGGCGTAGATAACATCTTCCCACATCATACAAATGAGGTTGCTCAGTCAGAGGCATATCTTGGTCACAAGTGGTGCAATTACTGGTTCCACAGCAATCACCTTAATGACCAGTCAGGAAAGATGTCAAAGTCTAAGGGCGCTATCCTTACAGTTTCAGTTCTTCAGGAGAAGGGCTATGATCCACTTGTTTACAGATTCTTCTGCTTACAGTCACACTATCGTAAGCCACTTGTTTTCTCTTGGGAGAATCTTGATAACACAGTTCAGGCATACAACAAGCTTGTTAAGAGAGTATCAGAGCTTAAGGCTGAGGGCGCAGTAGATGAAGCTGTAAAGAGGGAGTTTGAGGAGAAGTTCTGCGAGGCAGTTTCAAACGACCTTAATACTTCAATGGCTATCACAATTCTCTATGATGCTTTAAAGGCTGATACAAATGATGCTACAAAGCTTGCTCTTGTAGAGAGCTTTGATAAAGTACTTTCACTTGATTTGATTGGTCATGCAAAGGCTCTTGCAGAGGCTGGAAGCAATGTTGATGCAGAGCTTGAAGCATTTATTAACGATGCAATCGCTCGTCGTGCAGAGGCAAAGAAGGCAAAGGACTTTGCTACAGCTGATGCTATTCGTGATGAGCTTTTGGCAAAGGGTGTAGAAATTAAAGATACTCGTGAAGGAGTAGTATGGCATCTGGTTTAA
- the ispF gene encoding 2-C-methyl-D-erythritol 2,4-cyclodiphosphate synthase: MRIGTGYDVHKLVEGRDLIIGGVKIEHTLGLLGHSDADVLLHAIADAVLGAAGLKDIGAHFPDTDPKYKGADSQKLLTEVRELVMDKGYVVGNVDATVIAQKPKLRPYIEQMEENVARCLGIDVDQVNIKATTEEHLGFTGREEGISAQAVCLLYEFYDGSNVVFDSGRSCETCGGCARK; this comes from the coding sequence ATGAGAATAGGAACAGGATATGACGTACATAAGCTTGTTGAAGGCCGCGACCTTATCATCGGTGGTGTAAAGATTGAACACACACTTGGTCTTCTAGGTCATTCAGATGCTGACGTACTTTTGCATGCAATAGCAGATGCTGTTCTTGGAGCAGCAGGGCTTAAAGATATAGGCGCACATTTTCCAGATACAGACCCTAAGTACAAGGGGGCTGATTCACAGAAGCTTCTTACGGAAGTTCGTGAGCTTGTTATGGATAAGGGCTACGTAGTAGGGAATGTTGATGCCACAGTCATCGCTCAGAAGCCAAAGCTTCGTCCATACATCGAGCAGATGGAAGAGAATGTAGCACGATGTTTGGGCATTGATGTTGATCAGGTAAATATCAAGGCTACCACAGAGGAACATCTTGGCTTTACAGGCCGCGAGGAAGGCATCAGCGCTCAGGCTGTCTGTCTACTTTACGAGTTCTATGATGGTAGCAACGTGGTATTCGACAGTGGTCGTAGCTGCGAGACTTGCGGCGGCTGCGCTCGTAAGTAA
- a CDS encoding DUF4349 domain-containing protein yields the protein MKRKFVSFLALIIATSFVFAGCGTSTDTATTSYEEIATEGTSDAAGFDSSVGSFYAEEPKEAAAGTTEKSVANSGSAGDDAEEFTYDTSRKIIYNSSINIETKKFDDDIDAIKKLVSKNGGYYESSSINGTAEYGGRYANYTARIPSKNYQAFMDSLGDIGSVTYSNEYVDDITSEYVDVQARLKSLRTKLKRLEELEQNAETIEDLLAIEDRINNVQYDIENYTAQLKLYDDKVEYCTVTISLDEVVTYTEVKKDTAWNRFTEAFASSISGFLAFLQWLVIAFIYILPYALGAGVIAIIVILIEKKRRANKKQKKEKESITYTSYIAPKDTSEDKSEENPEKTE from the coding sequence ATGAAAAGAAAATTTGTTAGCTTTTTAGCACTTATTATTGCAACATCATTTGTTTTTGCAGGCTGCGGTACAAGCACCGATACAGCGACTACATCCTACGAGGAGATTGCAACTGAGGGCACAAGTGACGCAGCGGGTTTTGATTCGAGCGTGGGAAGCTTTTATGCTGAGGAGCCTAAAGAAGCGGCAGCAGGGACTACAGAAAAGTCCGTTGCTAATAGCGGTAGCGCAGGTGATGACGCTGAGGAGTTCACTTATGATACCAGCCGTAAAATCATCTATAATTCCAGCATCAATATAGAAACCAAAAAGTTCGATGATGACATTGATGCCATAAAGAAGCTGGTTTCAAAAAATGGAGGATATTACGAGAGCTCTTCTATCAATGGTACTGCTGAATATGGTGGACGCTATGCTAATTACACAGCGCGAATTCCATCGAAAAATTATCAGGCCTTCATGGATAGTCTTGGTGATATTGGCTCTGTGACCTATAGCAACGAATATGTGGACGATATCACTTCGGAGTATGTAGATGTTCAGGCCAGATTAAAGAGTCTTCGCACAAAGCTTAAGAGACTTGAAGAGCTTGAGCAGAATGCTGAAACTATCGAGGATTTGCTTGCTATAGAGGATAGAATCAATAATGTTCAGTACGATATTGAAAACTATACTGCACAGCTTAAGCTTTATGATGACAAGGTGGAGTACTGCACAGTTACTATCAGTCTGGATGAGGTCGTAACCTACACCGAGGTGAAGAAGGACACTGCATGGAACAGATTTACTGAAGCCTTCGCATCATCAATTTCAGGATTCCTGGCATTTCTCCAGTGGCTTGTAATTGCATTTATTTACATATTGCCATACGCTCTTGGAGCTGGTGTTATTGCGATTATCGTTATTCTTATCGAAAAGAAAAGAAGAGCAAATAAAAAGCAGAAAAAAGAAAAAGAATCAATTACCTATACAAGCTATATAGCTCCTAAAGATACATCAGAAGATAAGTCAGAGGAGAATCCTGAAAAAACTGAGTAA